A genomic region of Lytechinus pictus isolate F3 Inbred chromosome 2, Lp3.0, whole genome shotgun sequence contains the following coding sequences:
- the LOC135153134 gene encoding serine/threonine-protein kinase fray2-like, giving the protein MGEKVGVPISGQEEPASSIQRLDIDNDNEQGNGELSSHRNRTSDTMHSDESKGGGVDEEEEEYGPVLPPPSYLPQECSSMHSERQDESFTERRKGRDEERRKREKKSKKRKNEHKSRDRNRDRSRDKSRDRSRDKSRERSRDRSRDRSRDRSRERRKDREKHSKESSSRRSTHREKIKKSKHRHGDKHKHSHHKSSKERKHRHASSSDYDGSLSSDNGK; this is encoded by the exons ATGGGAGAGAAAGTGGGGGTCCCAATTTCTGGCCAGGAGGAACCGGCTTCATCAATACAAAGACTGGAtattgacaatgataatgaacaAGGAAATGGAGAACTTAGTAGTCATCGAAACAGAACTAGTGATACAATGCATAGTGATGAGAGCAAGGGAGGAGGTGTtgatgaggaggaagaggagtaTGGACCTGTGCTTCCACCACCATCATACCTTCCCCAGGAGTGTTCCTCGATGCATTCTGAAAGGCAGGATGAGAGTTTTacagagagaagaaaaggaagagatgaagagaggaggaagagggaaaaaaagagtAAGAAGAGGAAAAATGAACATAAAAGTAGGGACAGAAACAGAGACAGGAGCAGAGACAAAAGCAGAGATAGAAGCAGAGACAAAAGTAGAGAAAGAAGCAGAGATAGAAGCAGAGACAGAAGTAGAGACAGAAgcagagaaagaagaaaggacaGAGAGAAGCATTCCAAAGAATCATCAAGTCGGAGGAGTACACATCGTGAAAAG ATAAAGAAGTCAAAACACAGACATGGGGATAAGCACAAACATAGCCATCACAAGTCATCAAAGGAGAGGAAACACAGACATGCCTCTTCTTCAGATTATGATGGAAGCCTTAGTAGTGACAATGGGAAATAG